Proteins encoded within one genomic window of Natator depressus isolate rNatDep1 chromosome 1, rNatDep2.hap1, whole genome shotgun sequence:
- the LOC141987735 gene encoding olfactory receptor 5V1-like, with translation MKQENQTQVTEFIFLGFSSLPHGQAFLFLVFLELYLVTLVGNSMIFTLIQLDSHLHSPMYFFLSHLSCLDICFSSVTVPKILVNFLCEQETISYCECMAQMFFLMSCAGAECALRAVMAYDRYAAICNPLRYTDIMSRRVCFPLAMGSWLWGLLDSAIHTFMASSLSFCGANQLHHLFCDVPPLLKIACSDTYVNELTLHLASIFMGLSPFLLIIISYLYILAAILRIRSNTGRRKAFSTCAAHLIVVTIYFGMANLNYNRPSAGYSMGVDTLVSTLYCIVTPMLNPLIYSLRNQEVKGALRKALGSQRREYSSPGRQ, from the coding sequence ATGAAACAGGAGAATCAGACACAGGTGACAGAGTTCATCTTCCTGGGCTTCTCCAGCCTTCCCCATGGCCAGGCCTTCCTCTTCCTGGTGTTTCTAGAGCTCTACCTTGTCACCCTGGTGGGGAATTCCATGATATTCACCCTCATCCAGCTGGATTCCCACCTTCACAgccccatgtactttttcctcagcCACTTATCCTGCTTGGATATTTGCTTCTCGTCAGTCACAGTCCCCAAGATCCTGGTGAACTTTCTGTGTGAGCAGGAGACCATCTCCTACTGCGAGTGCATGGCCCAGATGTTCTTCCTGATGTCATGCGCGGGAGCCGAGTGCGCACTCCGAGCTGTCATGGCCTATGACCGATACGCAGCCATCTGCAACCCCCTGCGCTACACTGACATCATGAGCCGGAGGGTGTGCTTCCCACTCGCCATGGGGTCCTGGCTCTGGGGTCTCCTGGACTCAGCCATACACACCTTCATGGCCTCCAGCTTATCCTTCTGTGGCGCCAACCAGCTTCACCACCTCTTCTGTGATGTCCCTCCCCTGCTGAAGATCGCCTGCAGTGACACCTATGTCAATGAGCTCACACTCCATTTGGCTAGTATCTTCATGGGCCTGAGCCCATTTCTGCTCATCATCATCTCCTACCTCTACATCCTGGCAGCCATCCTCAGGATCCGCTCCAACACAGGAAGGCGCAAGGCCTTCTCCACCTGTGCCGCACACCTCATCGTGGTCACCATATACTTTGGGATGGCCAATCTCAACTACAATCGCCCCAGTGCAGGCTACTCCATGGGGGTGGACACCCTGGTCTCCACGCTGTACTGCATCGTCACCCCCATGctgaaccccctcatctacagcctccGCAACCAGGAAGTGAAGGGGGCCCTGAGGAAGGCTctagggagccagaggagggaatATTCTTCCCCAGGCAGGCAGTGA